A region from the Polaribacter sp. Hel1_33_78 genome encodes:
- the rsmG gene encoding 16S rRNA (guanine(527)-N(7))-methyltransferase RsmG: MEIIQKYFKDLTPTQIEQFSKLQELYKDWNLKINVVSRKDIDELYLRHVLHSLGIAKIISFKPGSKVMDVGTGGGFPGIPLAILFPETQFHLVDSIGKKIKVVNEVVAGLGLVNVKTTHGRAEDVKDTYDFIVSRAVAQMETFVRWTKGRIAKKQNHDLKNGILYLKGGDLSEELKIYTSATIYDLPNYFDETFFETKKVVHLGMKFKG; encoded by the coding sequence ATGGAAATTATACAAAAATATTTTAAAGATTTAACACCGACTCAAATTGAACAGTTTTCGAAACTTCAAGAGTTATATAAAGATTGGAACTTAAAAATAAATGTAGTTTCTCGTAAAGATATAGATGAGTTATACTTACGTCATGTACTACATTCATTGGGGATAGCAAAAATAATTTCTTTTAAACCAGGCTCTAAAGTAATGGATGTAGGAACAGGAGGAGGTTTTCCTGGTATTCCTTTGGCAATTTTATTTCCTGAAACCCAGTTTCACCTAGTTGATTCCATTGGGAAAAAGATCAAAGTAGTAAATGAGGTTGTTGCTGGCTTAGGATTAGTAAATGTAAAAACTACTCATGGCAGAGCAGAAGATGTAAAAGATACGTATGATTTTATTGTGAGTAGAGCAGTTGCCCAAATGGAAACTTTTGTTCGTTGGACAAAAGGTAGAATTGCTAAAAAGCAAAATCACGACTTAAAAAATGGAATTCTATATTTAAAAGGTGGAGATTTATCTGAAGAATTAAAAATATATACTTCAGCAACTATTTATGACCTACCTAATTATTTCGACGAAACTTTTTTTGAAACAAAAAAAGTCGTTCATTTAGGTATGAAGTTTAAGGGGTAA
- a CDS encoding glutaminase, producing the protein MENYKKIIEDIYFEVKTIDDTGEIANYIPELANVSNHNFGIHITTIDKESFGIGDFDKKFSIQSVSKVFALTLAYKFEDTKLWERVGIEPSGNPFNSLLQLETDHGKPRNPFINSGAIVICDVLLSHLKNPKEDFLNFCKELSNNSSLNYNEKVAQSEKKSGYRNSALCNFIKSFGNIKNDVDEVLDFYFHICSLEMSCKELSKISLFLADDNFTSHKGNKILTMSQAKRVNAILLTCGFYDESGEFAFRVGLPGKSGVGGGIVAVHPDKYCIAVWSPKLNKKGNSYKGMLFLETFTTKTASSIF; encoded by the coding sequence ATGGAAAATTATAAAAAAATAATCGAAGACATTTATTTTGAAGTAAAAACCATTGATGATACTGGCGAAATAGCCAATTACATCCCCGAATTAGCAAATGTTTCTAATCATAATTTTGGAATACATATAACAACAATTGACAAGGAATCTTTTGGAATTGGTGATTTTGACAAGAAATTTTCTATTCAAAGTGTTTCTAAAGTTTTTGCACTGACGCTAGCTTACAAATTTGAGGATACAAAATTATGGGAAAGAGTTGGTATTGAACCTTCTGGAAATCCTTTTAATTCATTATTACAACTAGAAACAGATCATGGAAAACCACGAAATCCTTTTATAAATTCTGGTGCAATTGTAATTTGCGATGTTTTATTGAGCCATCTTAAAAATCCAAAAGAAGATTTTTTAAACTTCTGTAAAGAGCTTAGTAATAATTCTTCTCTAAATTATAATGAAAAAGTAGCGCAATCAGAAAAAAAATCTGGCTATAGAAATAGTGCCCTTTGTAATTTTATAAAATCTTTTGGAAACATAAAAAATGATGTAGATGAAGTATTAGATTTTTACTTTCATATCTGTTCTTTAGAAATGAGCTGTAAAGAACTTTCTAAAATATCTCTTTTTTTAGCGGATGATAACTTCACGAGTCATAAAGGAAATAAAATTCTTACAATGAGTCAAGCTAAAAGAGTAAATGCAATTTTACTTACTTGTGGTTTTTATGATGAATCTGGCGAGTTTGCTTTTAGAGTCGGTTTACCCGGAAAAAGCGGTGTTGGTGGCGGTATTGTAGCGGTACACCCCGATAAATATTGTATTGCAGTTTGGAGTCCAAAATTGAATAAAAAAGGAAATTCTTATAAAGGCATGCTGTTTTTAGAAACCTTTACCACAAAAACGGCTTCTTCTATTTTTTAA
- a CDS encoding OmpA family protein produces MGKIFLGALFFCFIMQVNAQEFNKWSVDFGAGVHQITKNISPNYDSGNFGFGQASLGLRYMLNEKFGFRLGLGYNEFAEGENSLPFRANYYRINIEGIVNAGNLLNFSSWTKRFNLLFHAGVGMSTSSTIKPINQETDIMTNFILGLTPQFKLSNRISLFFDTSIIFHQFQHYTFDGAIIQEPRIINPAIINTSLGVNISIGKQKENADFLKNDEVIVTDKIDDIVKRLDKAETEIATLKTKKATINKVELVKELDNRYALKGEVASNRYANVVTSSNVDLIRKLLNDGYINVYFDVNKKTVQKGSLNSVNYLTQFMKDNPNVSALLIGYADETGKEKQNQILSKNRAKSVFDILVSAGISANRLSYAGGGEDKSVTTKARQFARKVIFKIN; encoded by the coding sequence ATGGGGAAAATATTTTTAGGAGCATTATTCTTTTGCTTTATAATGCAAGTAAATGCGCAAGAGTTTAATAAGTGGTCAGTAGATTTTGGAGCAGGAGTTCACCAAATTACAAAAAATATTTCTCCAAATTATGATTCTGGTAATTTTGGTTTTGGTCAAGCTAGTTTAGGGCTTAGATATATGCTTAATGAAAAATTTGGGTTTCGGCTTGGTCTAGGTTATAATGAGTTTGCAGAAGGTGAAAACAGTTTACCTTTTAGAGCTAATTATTACAGAATAAATATAGAAGGTATTGTAAATGCGGGTAATCTTTTAAATTTTAGTAGTTGGACAAAAAGATTTAATCTTTTATTTCACGCTGGTGTGGGTATGTCTACCTCTAGCACAATAAAACCTATAAATCAGGAAACTGATATTATGACTAATTTTATTTTGGGTTTGACGCCTCAATTTAAATTATCAAATCGTATTTCATTATTTTTCGACACATCCATTATATTTCATCAATTCCAACATTATACTTTTGACGGAGCTATCATACAAGAGCCAAGAATAATTAACCCTGCAATTATAAATACATCCTTAGGAGTAAATATTTCTATAGGGAAACAAAAAGAGAATGCAGATTTTTTAAAAAATGATGAAGTTATAGTTACTGACAAAATAGACGATATTGTAAAACGTTTAGATAAAGCTGAAACGGAAATAGCTACTTTAAAAACTAAAAAAGCAACGATTAACAAAGTAGAATTAGTGAAAGAATTAGACAACAGATATGCCTTAAAAGGAGAAGTTGCATCTAATAGATATGCAAATGTTGTAACGAGTTCTAATGTAGATTTGATAAGAAAATTATTAAATGATGGCTATATCAATGTTTACTTTGATGTAAATAAAAAAACTGTTCAAAAAGGTTCTTTAAATTCTGTAAATTACTTAACACAGTTTATGAAAGATAATCCAAATGTTTCAGCGCTATTAATTGGTTATGCAGATGAAACTGGAAAAGAAAAACAAAATCAAATTTTGTCTAAAAACAGAGCAAAGAGTGTGTTCGATATTTTAGTTTCTGCAGGAATTAGTGCTAATAGACTATCTTACGCAGGTGGTGGAGAAGATAAAAGTGTTACAACAAAAGCGAGACAATTTGCAAGAAAAGTTATTTTTAAAATCAACTAA
- a CDS encoding dipeptidase, with protein MNTIQSYIKDNKKRFLNELIELLKIPSVSADSAYKKDVLLTADFVLESLKKAGCEHVEICETPGYPIIYGEKIIDPKLPTVLVYGHYDVQPADPIDLWTSPPFEPVIKKTAIHPEGAIFARGACDDKGQMYMHVKALEYMTSTGNLPCNVKFMIEGEEEVGSEGLAWFVPRNKEKLANDVILISDTGMIANDIPSITTGLRGLSYVEVEVTGPNRDLHSGLYGGAVANPINILTKMIASLLDENNRITIPGFYDDVEDLSTEERAEMAKAPFSLDNYQKALDIDTVYGEKGYSTNERNAIRPTLDVNGIWGGYTGEGAKTVIASKAFAKISMRLVPNQDWKKITQLFKNHFESIAPKAVKVVVKPHHGGQGYVTPTDNIAYQAASKAYETSFGKKPIPQRSGGSIPIVALFEQELKSKTILMGFGLDSDAIHSPNEHFGVWNYLKGIETIPYFYKYFTALSK; from the coding sequence TTAAATGAATTAATAGAGTTACTTAAAATACCTTCTGTAAGTGCTGACTCTGCTTACAAAAAAGATGTTTTACTAACTGCAGATTTTGTACTAGAAAGTCTAAAAAAAGCAGGCTGTGAGCATGTAGAAATCTGCGAAACTCCTGGATATCCAATTATTTATGGTGAAAAAATTATTGATCCAAAACTACCAACAGTATTGGTTTATGGTCATTATGATGTGCAACCTGCAGATCCTATTGATTTATGGACCTCTCCTCCTTTTGAACCTGTTATTAAAAAAACAGCAATTCATCCAGAAGGAGCAATTTTTGCCCGTGGTGCTTGTGATGATAAAGGACAAATGTATATGCACGTAAAAGCATTGGAATATATGACGTCCACAGGAAATCTACCGTGTAATGTGAAATTCATGATCGAAGGCGAAGAGGAAGTTGGCTCAGAAGGTTTAGCTTGGTTTGTGCCAAGAAACAAAGAAAAATTAGCCAATGATGTTATTTTAATTTCTGATACTGGCATGATTGCAAACGATATTCCATCAATTACCACAGGTTTGCGTGGTTTAAGTTATGTTGAAGTAGAAGTTACAGGACCTAACAGAGATTTACATTCTGGTTTGTATGGAGGTGCAGTTGCCAATCCAATTAATATATTAACCAAAATGATTGCTTCTTTACTTGATGAAAATAATCGGATTACCATACCTGGTTTTTATGATGATGTAGAAGATCTGTCAACCGAAGAAAGAGCTGAAATGGCAAAAGCTCCTTTTTCTTTAGACAACTATCAAAAAGCTTTAGACATTGATACCGTTTATGGAGAAAAAGGATATTCTACCAATGAACGAAATGCTATTAGACCAACTTTAGATGTAAACGGAATTTGGGGAGGCTACACAGGTGAAGGCGCAAAAACAGTAATTGCTTCAAAGGCTTTTGCAAAAATCTCTATGCGTTTAGTACCAAATCAAGATTGGAAAAAAATTACCCAATTATTCAAAAATCATTTTGAAAGTATCGCGCCTAAAGCTGTAAAAGTAGTTGTAAAACCTCATCATGGAGGCCAAGGTTATGTTACACCAACAGACAATATTGCTTACCAAGCAGCAAGTAAAGCTTATGAAACTAGTTTTGGTAAAAAACCAATTCCGCAAAGAAGTGGCGGTAGTATTCCTATTGTGGCTTTATTTGAACAAGAATTAAAGAGCAAAACAATTTTAATGGGTTTTGGGTTAGATTCAGATGCAATTCACTCACCTAACGAACATTTTGGAGTTTGGAATTATTTAAAAGGGATTGAAACAATTCCATATTTTTATAAATATTTTACAGCGTTATCAAAATAA
- a CDS encoding peptidylprolyl isomerase, with amino-acid sequence MKKIFLVGSIILLSSCATVKFKEKWLKENSPNTFKARFETTKGNFDIVARRAWSPKGVDRLYQMIKNDYYQDVAIYRVVPKFVAQFGIHNDSIIHGSWSKGIDDEPVLAKNDFMTISFARGGVKTRSNQIFINLKENHRLDKLTYSGVTGFPVVAKVIAGQENVLKFYNGYGDELGYKQDSITKFGNKFLKDKFPKVDYIKKAYIIK; translated from the coding sequence ATGAAAAAAATATTTTTAGTAGGCAGTATTATTTTACTAAGTTCTTGCGCCACAGTGAAGTTTAAGGAGAAATGGTTAAAAGAAAATTCTCCAAATACTTTTAAAGCGAGATTTGAAACCACGAAAGGTAATTTTGATATCGTTGCACGAAGAGCTTGGTCGCCAAAAGGGGTAGACAGATTATATCAAATGATAAAAAATGACTATTACCAAGATGTCGCTATTTACAGAGTTGTACCAAAATTTGTTGCTCAATTTGGCATTCACAATGATAGCATCATACACGGAAGTTGGAGTAAAGGAATTGATGATGAACCTGTATTGGCTAAAAATGATTTTATGACCATTTCTTTTGCCAGAGGAGGCGTAAAGACAAGATCGAATCAAATATTTATCAACTTAAAAGAAAATCATAGATTAGATAAACTCACTTATTCAGGTGTAACAGGTTTTCCAGTAGTAGCAAAAGTAATTGCTGGTCAAGAAAATGTGTTGAAGTTCTATAACGGTTATGGAGATGAATTAGGTTACAAACAAGACTCTATTACCAAATTTGGAAATAAATTTTTAAAAGATAAATTTCCTAAGGTAGATTATATTAAAAAGGCGTACATCATAAAATAA
- the ftsZ gene encoding cell division protein FtsZ, producing the protein MSSEFDNILFDMPKTQSNTIKVIGVGGGGSNAVNHMFTQSIKGVDFVICNTDAQALENSPIPNKIQLGANLTSGLGAGANPEIGAQAAKESMQEIQQMLNTQTKMVFITAGMGGGTGTGAAPIIAKIAKDMDILTVGIVTMPFAFEGKRRSKQAQLGIDQLRQNVDSLIVINNNKLREVYGNLGFKAGFSKADEVLSTASKGIAEVITHHYKQNIDLHDAKTVLSNSGTAIMGSAKEEGQTRAKTAIVKALDSPLLNDNKITGAKNVLLLIVSGTNEVTLDEIGEINDYIQDEAGYDANIIMGIGEDADLGDAIAVTIVATGFAADQQSTITNTEVKKIIHTLEDEQKATYNFTEKTVTKSPTLNTPISNTGAQKIIHVLGDEMEDTKPKMDLVATNPIISNMPVTFDEVSSDVVSEDDFIITDALKVEEKVEEVSTQFQTDLMFDLPLNPDAEIKSEDEIRFNLNIEKELNIHEIEVYGAQEIKAEKKEVEKRYILEDFDAQPTIGKSSSFVEKKVIEEEEFQFELKTTKPQSEINKIETTSEEVSPLDLTISELQKRAEERRKKMKGFNYKFNDQLGKNIDEIERQPAYKRMGVDLDKNTSISKTETSLKKDNDDLGFKSNNSFLHDNVD; encoded by the coding sequence ATGAGCTCAGAATTTGATAACATTTTATTTGACATGCCAAAAACACAATCTAATACCATAAAAGTAATTGGTGTTGGTGGTGGTGGAAGCAATGCAGTAAATCACATGTTTACCCAAAGCATAAAAGGAGTAGATTTTGTAATCTGTAATACAGATGCACAAGCTCTAGAAAACAGCCCAATTCCTAATAAAATACAGTTAGGAGCAAACTTAACATCTGGTTTAGGAGCTGGTGCAAATCCAGAAATTGGGGCACAAGCAGCTAAAGAAAGTATGCAAGAAATACAGCAAATGCTAAATACCCAAACAAAAATGGTATTTATTACTGCGGGTATGGGTGGTGGAACTGGTACTGGTGCGGCACCAATTATTGCTAAAATTGCCAAAGACATGGACATCTTAACTGTTGGTATTGTGACAATGCCATTTGCTTTCGAAGGGAAAAGACGCTCAAAACAGGCTCAATTGGGAATTGATCAATTGCGCCAAAATGTGGATTCTTTAATTGTTATTAATAATAATAAATTAAGGGAAGTTTACGGAAACCTAGGTTTTAAAGCAGGTTTTTCGAAAGCTGATGAAGTTTTATCTACTGCTTCTAAAGGAATTGCAGAAGTTATTACGCATCACTACAAACAAAATATTGACTTGCATGATGCTAAAACGGTCCTTTCTAATAGCGGTACAGCAATTATGGGCTCTGCAAAAGAAGAAGGTCAAACCAGAGCAAAAACAGCTATTGTAAAAGCATTAGATTCACCGTTATTAAATGATAATAAAATTACAGGTGCTAAAAATGTATTATTACTTATTGTATCTGGGACTAATGAAGTTACCTTAGATGAAATTGGTGAAATCAACGATTACATTCAAGATGAAGCTGGATATGACGCTAATATTATTATGGGTATTGGAGAAGATGCGGACTTGGGAGATGCAATTGCAGTAACAATTGTTGCTACTGGTTTTGCGGCAGATCAACAAAGTACAATTACAAATACAGAGGTAAAAAAAATCATTCACACTTTAGAGGATGAACAAAAAGCTACGTATAACTTTACAGAAAAAACAGTAACGAAATCACCTACTTTAAATACTCCCATTTCTAATACGGGAGCACAAAAAATTATACACGTTTTAGGAGATGAAATGGAAGATACTAAACCAAAAATGGATTTAGTGGCTACAAATCCAATTATTTCAAACATGCCAGTAACTTTTGATGAGGTTTCTAGTGATGTTGTTTCTGAAGATGATTTTATCATTACGGATGCTTTAAAAGTGGAAGAAAAAGTGGAAGAAGTATCGACGCAATTTCAAACAGATTTAATGTTTGATTTACCTTTAAATCCTGATGCAGAAATAAAGTCTGAAGACGAAATTAGATTTAATTTAAATATAGAGAAAGAATTAAATATCCATGAAATTGAGGTTTATGGAGCGCAAGAAATTAAGGCTGAAAAGAAAGAAGTTGAAAAAAGATATATTTTAGAAGATTTTGATGCTCAACCAACAATAGGTAAAAGTTCTAGTTTTGTGGAGAAAAAAGTAATTGAGGAAGAAGAATTTCAATTTGAATTAAAAACAACAAAACCGCAATCAGAAATTAATAAGATTGAAACCACGAGTGAGGAAGTTTCCCCATTAGACTTAACAATTTCTGAATTACAAAAGAGAGCAGAGGAAAGACGTAAAAAAATGAAAGGTTTTAATTATAAGTTTAATGATCAATTAGGTAAAAATATTGATGAAATAGAACGTCAACCGGCATATAAAAGAATGGGTGTGGATTTAGATAAAAATACATCCATAAGTAAAACAGAAACTTCATTAAAAAAAGACAATGATGATTTAGGTTTTAAATCTAATAACTCTTTTTTACATGATAATGTAGATTAA
- a CDS encoding acyl-CoA desaturase has product MKAINFSRVDKAKFFRTLNKRVNTYFKENNIKRTGNWKLYSKAIIMFSLFLIPFILVLTVSMPQWIMILLMVVTGIGMAGVGMNVMHDANHESFSKRKWVNKLMGSSIYILAGNVYNWKVQHNVLHHTFTNVKDHDEDIDAGRIIRFSKHSKWLRIHKLQKYYSIFLYGLLTINWAITTDIKQMHRYLKRKLSYGEFPNPSTEWTKLVISKIAYYALWIVLPLLALDVSWWKVLIGFFVMHYTAGMILSLVFQLAHIVPNTEMPIPDKEGNLEHTWAVHQLYTTSNFAPSNWLVNFYTGGLNHQVEHHIFPHISHVHYEKLAKIVKETAKEFNLPYNEYDTMRKAIIEHFRHLGVLGKNPELV; this is encoded by the coding sequence ATGAAAGCAATAAACTTTTCAAGAGTAGATAAAGCTAAGTTCTTTAGAACTCTAAATAAAAGAGTGAATACATATTTCAAAGAAAATAACATTAAGAGAACAGGAAACTGGAAATTATATTCTAAAGCAATTATCATGTTTTCGCTGTTTTTAATTCCTTTTATTTTAGTATTAACGGTATCTATGCCTCAGTGGATAATGATTTTGTTAATGGTAGTTACAGGTATTGGTATGGCCGGTGTTGGTATGAATGTTATGCATGATGCCAATCACGAATCATTTTCTAAAAGAAAATGGGTTAATAAACTAATGGGTAGCAGTATCTATATTCTTGCTGGTAACGTTTATAATTGGAAAGTACAACATAATGTTTTACACCATACATTTACCAACGTAAAAGACCATGATGAAGATATAGATGCTGGTAGAATTATTCGTTTCTCAAAGCATTCTAAATGGTTAAGAATTCATAAACTTCAGAAATATTATTCTATATTTTTATATGGTTTGCTAACCATTAATTGGGCAATTACTACAGATATTAAGCAAATGCACCGGTATTTGAAACGAAAACTATCTTATGGTGAGTTTCCAAACCCTTCAACCGAATGGACGAAATTGGTAATCTCTAAAATTGCATATTATGCACTTTGGATTGTTTTACCATTATTAGCTTTAGACGTTTCATGGTGGAAAGTATTAATAGGTTTTTTTGTTATGCATTATACTGCTGGTATGATTTTAAGCTTGGTTTTTCAATTGGCGCATATTGTTCCAAATACAGAAATGCCAATTCCAGATAAAGAAGGAAATTTAGAACACACTTGGGCAGTCCATCAATTATACACTACCTCTAACTTTGCACCTAGCAACTGGTTAGTAAACTTTTATACAGGAGGTTTAAATCATCAGGTTGAACATCATATTTTTCCACATATTTCTCATGTGCATTATGAAAAATTAGCTAAAATTGTAAAAGAAACTGCCAAAGAGTTTAATTTGCCGTATAATGAATACGATACCATGCGTAAAGCAATTATAGAGCACTTTAGACATTTAGGCGTTTTAGGTAAAAACCCTGAATTAGTATAA
- a CDS encoding pyridoxal phosphate-dependent aminotransferase: MTHPLSDRINSLPTSQTLAMAAKARELRAEGKDIIGLSLGEPDFNTPDFIKDAAIEAINENYNTYTPVDGYVELKEAICTKFKRDNGLDYKPNQIVVSTGAKQSIANIAQVLLNPGDEILLPAPYWVSYSAIAILCEATYVEIPSSIDNDFKITPAQLEAAITPKTKMIFFNSPNNPSGTIYSESEYRALAAVLEKYPKIFILSDEIYEHINYDSKPFSFAAIESMYDRTITVNGLAKAFAMTGWRIGYIGAPEWIAKACTKMQGQITSGTNCIAQRAAIIAVLAPVSKIQFMVDEFKTRRDIIIGLLREIDGFKVNVPEGAFYVFPDISAYFGKSIDGIKIENASDFSLFILEKANVATVTGDAFGAPNCIRISYAASKLQIREAIKRIKKALH, translated from the coding sequence ATGACACATCCATTATCGGACAGAATTAACAGCCTACCAACATCACAAACATTGGCAATGGCTGCAAAAGCTAGAGAATTAAGAGCAGAAGGAAAAGATATTATTGGTTTAAGTTTGGGAGAGCCGGACTTTAATACACCGGATTTTATTAAAGATGCGGCAATAGAAGCGATCAATGAAAATTACAATACATATACACCTGTAGATGGTTATGTAGAATTGAAAGAGGCTATTTGCACTAAGTTTAAACGTGATAATGGTCTAGACTACAAACCAAATCAAATAGTAGTGTCTACGGGCGCAAAACAATCTATCGCCAACATTGCACAAGTTTTGTTAAACCCTGGTGATGAAATTTTATTACCAGCGCCTTATTGGGTAAGTTATTCTGCAATTGCTATTTTATGTGAAGCAACCTATGTCGAAATTCCTTCTTCTATTGACAACGATTTCAAAATTACACCGGCTCAGTTAGAAGCAGCAATTACGCCTAAAACTAAAATGATTTTCTTTAACTCGCCAAATAATCCAAGCGGAACTATTTATAGTGAATCAGAATATCGAGCATTAGCAGCAGTTTTAGAAAAATATCCAAAGATTTTTATATTATCAGATGAAATCTATGAACATATCAATTACGATTCAAAACCGTTTAGTTTTGCAGCTATAGAAAGCATGTATGACAGAACCATTACCGTAAACGGTTTGGCAAAAGCATTTGCCATGACTGGTTGGAGAATTGGTTATATTGGCGCACCAGAATGGATTGCAAAAGCATGTACAAAGATGCAAGGTCAAATTACCTCAGGCACAAACTGTATTGCTCAAAGAGCGGCAATTATAGCAGTATTAGCGCCCGTTTCTAAAATACAATTTATGGTAGATGAGTTTAAAACTCGTAGAGATATCATTATTGGGTTATTGAGAGAAATTGATGGATTTAAAGTAAATGTTCCGGAGGGCGCTTTTTATGTTTTTCCAGATATTTCTGCTTACTTTGGTAAATCGATAGACGGAATAAAAATTGAAAATGCCAGCGATTTTTCTTTGTTCATCCTAGAAAAAGCCAATGTTGCTACTGTAACTGGAGATGCTTTCGGAGCTCCTAATTGCATCAGAATATCTTATGCAGCTTCTAAATTACAAATTCGTGAAGCTATTAAGAGAATAAAAAAAGCTTTACATTAA
- the lysS gene encoding lysine--tRNA ligase, with protein MQLSEQEVVRREKLAKLRDLGINPYPADLFPINSNSKEIKENYIEGKQVVIAGRLMVINIQGKASFGQLQDGEGRIQLYFNRDEICEGEDKSLYNNVFKKLLDLGDFVGITGTLFTTQVGEKTIMVKSFKMLSKALKPLPMPKVKDGVTYDAFTDPEMRYRQRYADLVVNPHVKEVFIKRTKLFNAMRSFFNDAGYFEVETPVLQPIPGGAAARPFITHHNSLDIPLYMRIANELYLKRLIVGGFDGVYEFSKNFRNEGMDRTHNPEFTAMEIYVSYKDYNWMMDFAEQLLEHCAIAVNGTSEATFGEHKIDFKAPYARVTMADSIKHFTGFDIIGKTEDEIREAAKSMNIPVDETMGKGKLIDEIFGEKCEGNYIQPTFITDYPKEMSPLCKEHRDNPELTERFELMVCGKEIANAYSELNDPIDQRERFEHQLKLAQKGDDEATEFIDEDFLRALEYGMPPTSGMGIGMDRLIMFLTNNQSIQEVLFFPQMRPEKRIALDVELTVEEKDLLDIITKAEKIALNSLKTQSGLSNKKWDKTIKGLTKKNVAKVSKTDEGLFVEIL; from the coding sequence ATGCAATTATCAGAACAAGAAGTTGTACGTAGAGAAAAGCTAGCAAAATTAAGAGATTTGGGAATAAACCCTTATCCTGCAGATTTATTTCCAATAAATTCTAATTCGAAAGAAATAAAAGAAAACTATATTGAAGGTAAACAGGTAGTTATTGCAGGCCGATTAATGGTTATAAATATTCAAGGAAAAGCCTCTTTTGGCCAATTGCAAGATGGTGAAGGTAGGATTCAACTTTATTTTAATAGAGATGAAATTTGTGAAGGAGAAGACAAATCTTTGTATAACAACGTTTTCAAAAAACTATTAGATTTAGGGGATTTTGTTGGAATTACAGGTACACTCTTCACTACACAAGTTGGCGAGAAAACAATCATGGTAAAAAGTTTTAAAATGCTTTCTAAGGCATTAAAGCCTTTACCGATGCCAAAAGTTAAAGATGGTGTTACATACGACGCTTTTACAGATCCAGAAATGCGTTACAGACAACGTTATGCAGATTTAGTTGTAAACCCACATGTAAAAGAAGTTTTTATAAAAAGAACGAAACTATTTAATGCTATGCGTTCGTTCTTCAACGACGCTGGTTATTTTGAAGTTGAAACACCGGTTTTGCAACCAATTCCTGGAGGTGCTGCTGCAAGGCCATTTATAACGCATCACAATTCTTTAGATATTCCTTTATATATGAGAATTGCCAATGAATTATATCTAAAAAGATTAATTGTTGGTGGTTTTGACGGGGTTTATGAATTCTCCAAAAACTTTAGAAATGAAGGAATGGATAGAACTCATAATCCTGAGTTTACAGCCATGGAAATCTATGTGTCTTACAAGGATTACAATTGGATGATGGATTTTGCTGAGCAATTGTTAGAACACTGTGCAATTGCTGTAAATGGAACATCAGAAGCTACTTTTGGGGAACATAAAATTGACTTTAAAGCGCCTTATGCAAGAGTTACGATGGCAGACTCTATAAAACATTTTACGGGCTTCGATATTATTGGAAAAACAGAAGATGAAATTAGAGAAGCTGCAAAATCAATGAATATTCCTGTTGATGAAACGATGGGAAAAGGAAAATTGATTGATGAAATTTTTGGAGAGAAATGCGAAGGAAACTACATTCAGCCAACTTTTATTACAGATTATCCGAAGGAAATGTCTCCACTTTGTAAAGAACACAGAGACAATCCGGAATTAACAGAGCGTTTCGAATTGATGGTTTGTGGTAAAGAAATTGCCAATGCATATTCTGAATTAAATGACCCAATTGATCAACGTGAGCGTTTTGAGCACCAATTAAAGTTAGCGCAAAAAGGAGATGATGAAGCTACAGAATTTATTGACGAAGATTTCTTACGTGCTTTAGAATATGGTATGCCTCCAACCTCTGGAATGGGAATTGGAATGGACAGACTAATTATGTTCTTAACTAACAATCAATCGATACAAGAAGTGCTGTTCTTCCCGCAAATGCGACCAGAGAAGCGAATCGCTTTAGATGTAGAACTCACTGTTGAGGAAAAGGACTTACTTGATATCATCACAAAAGCAGAAAAAATAGCTTTAAATTCTTTAAAAACTCAATCTGGTTTGTCTAATAAAAAATGGGATAAAACGATTAAAGGTTTAACAAAGAAAAATGTTGCAAAAGTATCTAAAACCGATGAAGGTTTGTTTGTAGAGATTTTATAA